From a region of the Sesamum indicum cultivar Zhongzhi No. 13 linkage group LG3, S_indicum_v1.0, whole genome shotgun sequence genome:
- the LOC105158497 gene encoding uncharacterized protein LOC105158497, whose translation MQNGGGEAAAAEVNVGPTKRRGRPSVRLHQPYYENPGHRKLRQQWKAIKEDKGGARKPRTAKTAHAKNKKNDGVSDSSKGEMEGLNFDDDVAIGNWKNFNAANRDRDFKRKRVRPSSSKKWASMNSRDNEDPEIEKFPLSSGGESGKQGEAEEGEEEENLGGNGINSNLVVENSDPSSPNCSFGDDDGNDNDNVGGNLRMKQRGWGNGPYSDQMGDEGRTGEGESYRDRDGVRVWLNELGLGKYATLFEVHEVDDEVLPFLTLEDLKDMGINAVGSRRKMFSSIQKLSKGFM comes from the coding sequence ATGCAGAACGGCGGAGGAGAGGCAGCTGCAGCGGAGGTGAACGTAGGGCCGACGAAGAGGAGAGGGCGCCCGAGCGTTAGGCTGCACCAGCCGTATTACGAGAACCCGGGCCATCGCAAGCTGCGGCAGCAATGGAAGGCTATTAAGGAAGACAAGGGAGGAGCCAGGAAGCCTCGGACTGCCAAGACTGCGCATgcgaaaaacaaaaagaatgatgGCGTGAGTGACAGTAGTAAAGGTGAAATGGAGGGCTTGaattttgatgatgatgtaGCGATTGGGAATTGGAAGAATTTCAATGCCGCTAACAGGGATAGGGATTTCAAGAGGAAGAGAGTCAGGCCCTCCAGTTCCAAGAAATGGGCTTCGATGAATTCTCGTGACAATGAAGATCCGGAGATTGAGAAGTTTCCTTTGTCTAGTGGTGGTGAGAGTGGAAAACAAGGGGAAGCGgaggaaggagaagaagaagagaatttgGGTGGGAATGGGATCAACAGCAATTTGGTGGTTGAAAATTCTGACCCATCTAGCCCGAATTGCTCGTTTGGTGATGATGACGgtaatgataatgataatgtAGGTGGGAATTTGCGAATGAAGCAGAGGGGTTGGGGGAATGGTCCTTATTCGGATCAAATGGGAGATGAGGGGAGGACTGGAGAAGGAGAAAGTTATAGGGATAGGGATGGTGTGAGGGTGTGGTTGAATGAATTGGGCTTAGGCAAGTACGCGACCCTGTTTGAGGTTCATGAGGTGGATGATGAGGTTTTACCGTTCTTGACTCTTGAAGATCTCAAGGATATGGGAATCAATGCAGTTGGGTCACGCAGGAAAATGTTTTCCTCCATTCAGAAGCTCAGTAAAggttttatgtga
- the LOC105158178 gene encoding sialyltransferase-like protein 2 (The sequence of the model RefSeq protein was modified relative to this genomic sequence to represent the inferred CDS: added 34 bases not found in genome assembly): MKLLQLFVIALVSGLVAILIYITGVSNLDGPSYISSEDLKALKSLQSHFQKCVSANGLGLQAVSGRDNCEVSLKFPSDTVPKWKDPKTGELEGLSFDFNLCEAVATWEQVRNSTTILTREFIDALPNGWEEYAWRRINKGVLLNQCENRTLCMEKLSLVLPDRPPYTPRQFGRCAVIGNSGDLLKTKFGQEIDSYDAIVRENGAPIENFTEYVGTRSTFRLLNRGSAKALDKVAELYDRGKEVLIVKTTIHDIMSKMIREIPILNPVYLMLGASFGSAAKGTGLKALEFALSICDTVDMYGFTVDPGYKEWTRYFSESRQGHTPLQGRAYYQMMECLGLIKIHSPMRADPNRIVKWAPSRSLITAARIASEKLLRRVGAGSSDPLAACSITAKQLRGNSALEVGSRKAAVEHKKYVRGTTMYPLEHNPGHGLLCMVPSR, translated from the exons ATGAAGCTGTTGCAGCTGTTTGTGATTGCTTTGGTCTCTGGACTTGTAGCCATTCTCATTTATATTACTGGTGTTTCCAATCTTG ATGGGCCATCTTATATTTCTAGTGAAGATTTAAAAGCATTGAAATCTCTACAGAGTCATTTCCAGAAGTGTGTG AGTGCAAATGGATTGGGTTTACAAGCTGTAAGTGGCAGAGATAACTGTGAGGTTTCGTTGAAGTTTCCGAGTGACACAGTTCCAAAATGG AAAGATCCCAAAACAGGTGAACTTGAAGGCTtgtcttttgattttaatctTTGTGAAGCAGTAGCCACATGGGAACAG GTGCGAAATAGTACCACTATACTGACTCGGGAGTTCATTGATGCTCTGCCAAATGGATGGGAAGAATATGCGTGGCGCAGGATCAACAAGGGAGTGCTTCT GAACCAATGTGAGAATAGAACTCTGTGCATGGAGAAACTCTCTCTTGTGCTACCTGACAGACCACCTTATACACCAAGGCAATTTGGCCGATGTGCTGTTATTGGTAACTCCGGAGATCTCCTAAAAACCAAGTTTGGCCAAGAAATAGATAGTTATGATGCAATTGTCAGAGAGAATGGAGCACCTATAGAG AACTTCACAGAATATGTGGGTACAAGAAGTACATTTCGCCTTCTCAACAGAGGCTCTGCTAAAGCTCTTGATAAAGTTGCCGAGTTGTATG ACAGGGGAAAGGAGGTCTTGATCGTGAAAACAACAATTCATGATATCATGAGCAAGATGATACGG GAAATTCCTATACTAAATCCGGTTTATCTCATGCTGG GCTCAAGGCGCTTGAATTTGCTCTCTCCATTTGTGACACTGTTGATATGTATGGTTTCACTGTTGATCCTGGTTATAAAGAATG GACTAGATATTTCTCGGAGTCGCGACAAGGGCATACTCCTTTGCAGGGTAGGGCGTATTATCAAATGATGGAATGTCTTGGG CTTATCAAAATCCATTCTCCAATGCGGGCAGATCCAAATCGAATTGTGAAGTGGGCTCCAAGCCGCAGCTTAATTACTGCTGCCCGGATTGCGTCAGAGAAATTGTTGAG GAGAGTTGGAGCTGGATCTTCAGATCCACTAGCCGCATGTTCCATCACTGCTAAGCAACTAAGAGGCAATTCTGCACTGGAGGTTGGCTCGAGAAAAGCTGCCGTTGAACATAAAAAGTATGTTAGAGGCACCACTATGTATCCACTGGAGCACAATCCGGGACACGGTCTACTCTGCATGGTGCCATCCAGATGA
- the LOC105158179 gene encoding V-type proton ATPase subunit C-like produces MATRYWVASLPVSQGSSASSLWSRLQESISKQAFDTSLYRFNIPNLRVGTLDSLLALSDDLLKANSFIEGVSHKIRRQIEELERVSGVVSSSLTVDGVPVDSYLTRFMWDEAKYPTMSPLREIVDGIHVQIAKIEDDLKVRVAEYNNVRSQLNAINRKQAGSLAVRDLSNLVKQEDIINSEHLTTLLAIVPKYSQKDWLSSYETLTTYVVPRSSKKLHEDNEYALYTVTLFIRDADNFRTKARERNFQIRDFEYNPETQESRKQELEKLNQDQETLRSSLLQWCYTSYGEVFSSWMHFCAVRVFSESILRYGLPPSFLSVVLSPPTKSEKKVRNILEGLCSSSNSTYWKTEDEGGMGGFAGDTDAHPYVSFTINLI; encoded by the exons ATGGCGACTCGGTACTGGGTGGCGTCTCTGCCCGTTAGCCAAGGCTCCTCCGCCTCCTCCTTATGGAGTCGTCTCCAGGAATCCATCTCCAAACAAGCCTTCGACACATCTCTCTACAGA TTCAACATTCCGAATCTACGAGTGGGGACCCTAGATTCGCTATTGGCTCTCAGCGACGACCTGTTGAAG GCGAACAGCTTTATTGAAGGAGTATCCCACAAAATCCGGCGACAGATCGAGGAATTGGAGAGGGTCTCAGGTGTTGTCAGTAGCTCTCTTACTGTTGATGGGGTCCCTGTTGACTCTTATCTCACACG GTTCATGTGGGATGAGGCCAAGTATCCAACTATGTCACCACTTCGGGAGATTGTGGATGGAATTCATGTACAAATTGCGAAGATTGAAGATGATCTCAAG GTTCGTGTTGCTGAGTATAACAATGTGCGCAGCCAACTTAATGCCATAAACAGAAAGCAGGCTGGAAG TTTAGCTGTTCGTGACCTTTCTAATTTGGTAAAGCAAGAGGACATTATTAATTCAGAACACTTAACAACCCTTCTCGCAATTGTTCCAAAGTATTCTCAGAAGGATTGGTTATCAAGCTACGAAACACTGACAACATATGTG GTCCCCAGATCCTCCAAGAAGCTACATGAGGACAATGAGTATGCACTTTATACTGTCACATTATTCATTCGAGATGCTGACAATTTTAGAACCAAGGCACGCGAAAGAAATTTCCAA ATTCGTGATTTTGAGTATAATCCAGAAACACAAGAGAGCAGGAAGCAGGAGCTTGAAAAGCTAAATCAGGACCAGGAGACATTGAGAAGCTCTCTTTTGCAATGGTGTTATACCAGTTACGGAGAG GTTTTTAGCTCCTGGATGCACTTTTGTGCTGTCCGTGTCTTTAGTGAAAGCATTCTGCGATATGGTCTGCCACCATCATTTCTG TCTGTTGTATTATCACCTCCTACTAAAAGTGAGAAGAAAGTTCGCAACATTCTTGAGGGACTGTGCAGCAGTTCAAACAG CACATACTGGAAAACTGAGGACGAAGGAGGAATGGGCGGATTTGCAGGAGATACAGATGCACATCCTTACGTCTCCTTCACCATTAATCTTATTTAA
- the LOC105158180 gene encoding transcription factor bHLH137 codes for MAAFSSSSFQPFLLDSSLFLPTPSPNITKMPQLLEDPTNIPAPQFLHTNEASAITNKNSVDSSSILTHDDNTTPHQLSHTLPKKRKCKHPSSPNSAQSKDKRQVKEKKQKKVKDDDDDEEKSKSKGEKKGGGRGEAPTGYIHVRARRGQATDSHSLAERVRRERISERLKLLQALVPGCDKVTGKALMLDEIINYVQSLQNQVEFLSMKLASLNPIFYDFGVDLQSIMVRSDQELGNLASPLPSMQECNPTTGIINNYPPLQNSASNSILFQEAQIPQGSRDERLWEVEEHRQKIMNQSAFSNSLFSFH; via the exons ATGGCAGccttttcatcatcatcatttcaGCCTTTCCTTCTAGACTCATCACTCTTCCTCCCCACCCCCTCCCCCAACATCACTAAGATGCCTCAACTCCTTGAGGACCCAACCAACATTCCAGCCCCTCAGTTCCTACACACCAATGAGGCTTCTGCCATCACAAACAAGAACAGTGTGGATTCCTCTTCAATCCTTACTCATGATGACAACACTACTCCTCACCAACTCTCTCACACCTTGCCCAAGAAGAGGAAATGCAAGCACCCCTCCTCTCCAAATTCTGCCCAATCTAAG GATAAAAGACaagtgaaagaaaagaagcagaagaaagtgaaagatgatgatgatgatgaagaaaagAGCAAATCCAAAGGTGAAAAGAAAGGAGGAGGGAGAGGAGAAGCTCCAACAGGCTACATCCATGTCAGGGCCAGGAGGGGTCAGGCAACAGATAGCCACAGCCTTGCTGAGAGG gTGAGGCGGGAGAGGATAAGTGAGAGACTGAAGCTGCTACAAGCCCTTGTTCCTGGTTGTGACAAG GTTACTGGAAAGGCCCTGATGTTggatgaaattatcaactatgTTCAATCCCTCCAAAATCAAGTTGag TTTCTCTCTATGAAGCTCGCTTCTTTGAATCCCATTTTTTACGACTTTGGCGTGGACTTACAGTCGATTATGGTCCGATCTGATCag GAGTTGGGTAACTTGGCATCACCATTGCCAAGCATGCAAGAATGCAACCCCACAACAGGAATCATCAACAACTATCCACCCCTGCAAAATTCTGCTTCTAATTCTATCCTCTTCCAAGAAGCCCAAATTCCCCAg GGAAGTAGAGATGAGAGGTTGTGGGAAGTGGAGGAGCatagacaaaaaattatgaaccaGTCAGCATTCAGCAACAGCTTGTTTTCCTTCCATTAA